CCTGACCGGGTACGGCGCCCACCTGCTGCGCCGCGACCCGGCGGGCCCGATGACCCGGGCCGTTCTCGACTACTGCGTGCGCCTGACCAACCCGGTCACTCACGACGGCGAACGCCTGCCGGGCTGGTGGGTACCGACCGGGCCGTCCGGCAGGCCGGACGACCGCTTCCCCGGTGGGCACGCCAACCACGGCATGGCACACGGCGTCGGCGCGGTCCTCGCGCTGCTGGCGCTTGCCGCCCGCCGCGGCACCACCGTCACCGGCCACCATCAGGCGATGCGCACCATCCTGGCCTGGCTGGAGCAGTGGAAGGCGCCCACCGGGCGCGGCACGGCCTGGCCGTACTGGACCACCCGCGAGGAACTGCGCAGCGGCCGGCCCGCGGCCTCGGCACCACGGCGGCCGAGCTGGTGCTACGGCACCGCGGGCCTTGCCCGCGCACAGCAGCTCGCCGCGCTCGCCCTCGGCGACAGCGACCTCCAGGCCGAGGCCGAGGCCGCCCTGCTGGACGCGCTGAGCGACCGCGTGCAGCTTCGCGTCACCACGGACAGCGGCCTGTGCCACGGCTTCGCCGGTCTGGTCCACATCGCGGCGCGTGCCGCCGCCGACGCCGACCGGGCCACCGCCGGCCAGCTCCGCGCCATCATCCCCGCCCTTCTCACCATGCTGGTCCCGCCCGGCACCGCCCCGGACGAGGCCGCTGCCCTGTTGCTGAAGGACGCGGCGGGCGCCGGGCTCCTCGATGGTGCCGCCGGAACCGCGCTGGGATTGACCACCGCAGACAGCGCGGAGCCGCCCCGCACCTCCTGGGACGCCTGCCTGCTCACCGCCTGAATCCGACCGAAGGACTTCGCAATGCGCTCCGACCGCTGGCAGCAGCACAACATCACCTTCCCCGACCGGGACACCGGACGGCGCGCCGTCACCGAACACCTCGCCCCCGTGCTGCTCGCCGCCGAGCCCGACGGGCAGCTCAGCGGCTGGTGGTTCATGAACAAGCAGCCCTGGCGC
This sequence is a window from Streptomyces parvus. Protein-coding genes within it:
- a CDS encoding lanthionine synthetase C family protein is translated as MTHTAAAVAAAIADRLARPDQAPAAVTAEDNRQHLAYGPTGIALLHIERAAAGLAPWQRAHDWLSAAAREPVTSGPDSHPFYGAPALAHAVACAADQLPDSYRRGLDVLDRQVTADARRRLDAAHRRIEAGQLPALAEFDAIRGLTGYGAHLLRRDPAGPMTRAVLDYCVRLTNPVTHDGERLPGWWVPTGPSGRPDDRFPGGHANHGMAHGVGAVLALLALAARRGTTVTGHHQAMRTILAWLEQWKAPTGRGTAWPYWTTREELRSGRPAASAPRRPSWCYGTAGLARAQQLAALALGDSDLQAEAEAALLDALSDRVQLRVTTDSGLCHGFAGLVHIAARAAADADRATAGQLRAIIPALLTMLVPPGTAPDEAAALLLKDAAGAGLLDGAAGTALGLTTADSAEPPRTSWDACLLTA